In Zingiber officinale cultivar Zhangliang chromosome 8B, Zo_v1.1, whole genome shotgun sequence, a single genomic region encodes these proteins:
- the LOC122015974 gene encoding DNA-directed RNA polymerase III subunit 1-like — translation MARREEKRRCTEEPCIEDVRCPRRIKRIRFSAFSGEGIRNSADLRTVQNGLLNLRMVQNYLCTQKNPETLVASTQASFLITQKDTFYDRAAFSLMCCYMGDAMDHVDLPVPAIMKPVELWTGKQLFSVLVRPNAHTEAFVNLIVKEKIYTKYETMCPSDGYVYFRNSELISGQVGKATLGNDNKDGLFSVLLRDYNSHAAASCKNRLAKLSARWLWNHGFSVGIDDVHQPPAKQPSVCP, via the exons ATGGCGCGGAGGGAAGAGAAGCGACGGTGCACAGAAGAACCTTGCATTGAGGATGTGCGCTGCCCTCGGCGGAT AAAGCGTATTAGGTTTAGCGCGTTCTCTGGCGAGGGGATAAGGAATTCAGCGGATTTGAGGACTGTTCAGAATGGGTTACTTAATCTTCGAATG GTTCAAAATTACTTGTGCACTCAAAAGAATCCGGAGACATTAGTTGCTTCCACTCAGGCTTCATTTCTGATTACGCAGAAAGATACCTTCTATGATCGAGCTGCATTCTCTCTAATGTGCTGCTACATGGGTGATGCTATGGATCATGTTGATTTGCCTGTACCAGCTATTATGAAG CCTGTTGAACTATGGACTGGGAAGCAACTTTTCAGTGTTCTTGTGCGTCCTAATGCACACACAGAGGCATTTGTTAACCTTATAGTCAAagagaaaatatatacaaaatatgagACCATGTGTCCCAGCGATGGATATGTATATTTTCGTAACAGTGAGCTTATAAGTGGGCAAGTAGGGAAGGCAACTCTAG GCAATGACAACAAGGATGGCCTATTCTCTGTTCTCCTAAGAGATTATAATTCTCATGCTGCTGCAAGTTGTAAGAATCGATTGGCTAAGTTAAG TGCCAGGTGGCTATGGAACCATGGATTTTCAGTTGGCATTGATGATGTTCATCAG CCACCGGCAAAGCAACCATCTGTCTGTCCTTGA